A portion of the Plasmodium gaboni strain SY75 chromosome 5, whole genome shotgun sequence genome contains these proteins:
- a CDS encoding hypothetical protein (conserved Plasmodium protein, unknown function), translating into MTIVRTYRFKKEAPNLNCTLDSKKEKWNEFIQYIQNLKDYTKCGVDRNECLFDSYNEEDNNKIEDVIKENVDDIIKITKWNNDMELNKNFIQKELMSLSSSYSSDEDRYSNESGSALNLNKYNIIENNIYSNNANFKRQKVKNVTDINNYIKNEHEDIKKKKRKKEYKEEKHGAKESFYKKKNSYGNNVYNNFSKYNNSNNKKKQYDGDKNKKKYMKKYKNYEFNNNNRDNKNKEKKIKNRRNKQDDRSQNNMDIDGTYAYNYAYLNKNNDSTMSSSVEAANDTIMDLEEEIRNYNL; encoded by the exons ATGACAATAGTAAGAACATAtagatttaaaaaagaagcACCTAACTTAAATTGCACTTTAGA CAGTAAGAAAGAGAAATGGAATGAATTCATTCAGTATATACAAAATTTAAAGGATTATACTAAATGTGGTGTTGATCGAAATGAATGCTTATTTGATTCTTATAATGAAGAGgataataacaaaatagAAGATGtgataaaagaaaatgtagatgatataattaaaataacaaaatgGAATAATGATATGGAATTAAATAAGAATTTTATTCAAAAAGAATTAATGTCTTTATCATCATCTTATTCTTCTGATGAAGATAGATATTCAAATGAATCTGGTAGTGCTTTAAATCTGAATaagtataatataattgagaataatatatattcgAACAATGCAAATTTTAAAAGGcaaaaagtaaaaaatgttactgatataaataattatataaagaatgAACATGAggatattaaaaagaaaaagagaaaaaaagagtataaagaagaaaagCATGGTGCAAAAGAAAGCTTTtataagaagaaaaattcatatggtaataatgtatataataatttttcaaaatataataatagtaataataaaaagaaacaGTATGATGGggataaaaataagaagaaatatatgaaaaaatataaaaactatgaatttaataataataatagagataataaaaataaagagaagaaaataaaaaatagaaGAAATAAACAAGATGATAGGtcacaaaataatatggaCATAGATGGAACATATGCATATAATTATGCATActtaaataaaaataatgattcTACTATGTCTAGTTCGGTAGAAGCAGCAAATGATACAATAATGGATTtagaagaagaaataagaaattacaatttataa